In Natrinema amylolyticum, the following are encoded in one genomic region:
- a CDS encoding alkaline phosphatase family protein produces MSGSTTPSERAFVLGLDGVPWRLIEQWSDEGELPNFARMREEGASGTLDSTRPPTTPLAWPSIATGVWPDKHGIYGFQNLSSEYSHEMYTSRDLAQPALWDQLGPSHVGNVPMTYPAREIDGTMVTGMMTPSTDREFTHPPDLQDEIDSRIPNYNISLDYPEYADRLDDFEVAVDDMLTKRRELMEIQMDRAGDDWQLFFFVYTAPDRFQHLIWDMDRLLAHYKKLDEILGEVMAYTDEHDADLYVVSDHGFGPIEELVYVNRILEQEGYLFRREDEGTRGALASLGISRDAITGALNRVGITEETLVQSLPRRLVDSVAEQIPGDHALYDVDYDRTVAFVHDTGNCYINDTERFDSGVVSPREVPEVKADIRAAFESATDDDGDPLLVVHDGDDLFPTDEDSPDLVVGGRGVYESRSGMSDEIRGDTGTYDASHRSEGIVLCRGPSIAPGATLRGARVVDVAPTLLHGIGEPVPENADGRVLFDAFDEEGTPAATKVERTTVGRIENGEKVDEDFDDVEDRLKGLGYME; encoded by the coding sequence ATGAGCGGATCTACGACTCCCTCCGAGCGAGCGTTCGTGCTCGGACTCGACGGCGTGCCGTGGAGACTCATCGAGCAATGGAGCGACGAGGGTGAACTCCCGAACTTCGCCCGGATGCGCGAGGAGGGTGCGTCCGGAACGCTCGATAGCACTCGCCCTCCGACGACGCCGCTCGCGTGGCCGTCGATCGCTACGGGAGTGTGGCCGGACAAACACGGGATCTACGGCTTTCAGAACCTCTCCTCGGAATACAGCCACGAGATGTACACGAGTCGAGATCTCGCACAGCCGGCCCTCTGGGACCAGCTCGGACCGTCCCACGTCGGAAACGTCCCGATGACGTATCCGGCCCGCGAGATCGACGGCACCATGGTCACGGGGATGATGACGCCCTCGACGGACCGGGAGTTCACGCATCCACCGGACCTGCAAGACGAGATCGATTCCCGGATTCCGAACTATAACATCAGCCTCGACTATCCCGAGTACGCCGATCGGCTGGACGACTTCGAGGTCGCCGTCGACGACATGCTCACGAAACGTCGCGAGCTGATGGAGATCCAGATGGACCGCGCCGGCGACGACTGGCAGCTGTTCTTCTTCGTCTACACCGCGCCCGACCGGTTCCAGCACCTCATCTGGGACATGGACCGACTGCTCGCTCACTACAAGAAACTCGACGAGATACTCGGCGAGGTCATGGCGTACACGGACGAGCACGACGCGGACCTCTACGTCGTCTCCGACCACGGCTTCGGTCCGATCGAGGAACTCGTCTACGTCAACCGCATCTTGGAGCAGGAGGGCTACCTGTTCCGACGCGAGGACGAGGGAACCCGCGGGGCGCTCGCGAGCCTGGGAATCTCTCGAGACGCCATCACCGGGGCGCTCAATCGGGTCGGCATCACCGAGGAGACCCTCGTCCAGTCGCTGCCCCGGCGGCTGGTCGACTCCGTCGCCGAACAGATCCCCGGTGATCACGCCCTCTACGACGTCGACTACGACCGCACCGTCGCCTTCGTCCACGACACCGGCAACTGCTATATCAACGACACCGAGCGCTTCGACAGCGGCGTCGTCTCGCCGCGGGAAGTCCCCGAGGTGAAGGCCGATATCAGGGCCGCGTTCGAGTCGGCGACCGACGACGACGGCGACCCCCTCCTGGTCGTCCACGACGGGGACGACCTGTTCCCGACGGACGAGGACTCGCCGGATCTCGTGGTCGGCGGCCGCGGCGTCTACGAGTCCCGGAGCGGGATGTCAGACGAAATCCGCGGCGATACGGGGACCTACGACGCGAGCCACCGCAGCGAGGGGATCGTCCTCTGTCGCGGCCCGTCGATCGCCCCCGGCGCGACCCTGCGCGGGGCTCGAGTGGTCGACGTCGCGCCGACGCTGCTGCACGGAATCGGCGAGCCCGTGCCGGAAAACGCCGACGGACGGGTACTCTTCGACGCCTTCGACGAGGAGGGCACGCCGGCGGCGACCAAAGTCGAGCGGACGACGGTGGGCCGGATCGAGAACGGCGAGAAGGTCGACGAGGACTTCGACGACGTCGAGGACCGGCTGAAGGGGCTCGGCTATATGGAGTGA
- a CDS encoding PAS domain-containing sensor histidine kinase, translating to MTVEIDDLASVLLEHAQDKLAIVDESGTYVYVNAASDPILGYEPDRLVGEQSQEYVHPDDRRAVADRFEQVRSSTASSVTVRYRHATADGGWVWLESRVTDLPDDALDGYVISSRDITDQVTAERERRDAESRLQTIAGTVGDVLWMFDGDWSELLFVNPAYEDVFGQSVADLEADPQQFLEAVHPDDVSCVREAMDRASNGESVDVEYRVNPDTEYSRWVWVRSEPIVEDGEVDRIVGFSRDITDRRRRERQLAVMDNLLRHNLRNDMSIVLGNAECIAREADDPSRGRAEIIRQQGRELLESADKQREIIELLTERAVPESLDLVPVVTDAVETVRERYPNATIDATFPASATASTLHEIELAVTELLENAVRHERDGLSALSVTVRTTPETVDIVFRDNCPPIPEVEFRVLTGDWKMDDVYHTSGLGLWLVYWTVDLSNGRISFERSESGNTITVSLPRGRT from the coding sequence ATGACCGTCGAAATCGACGACCTGGCCTCGGTCCTGCTCGAACACGCCCAAGACAAACTCGCCATCGTCGATGAAAGTGGTACGTACGTCTACGTCAACGCGGCGAGCGATCCCATTCTCGGCTACGAACCGGACCGGCTCGTCGGCGAGCAGTCTCAGGAGTACGTCCATCCTGACGACAGGCGGGCGGTCGCGGACCGGTTCGAGCAGGTCCGTTCGTCGACGGCGTCGTCGGTGACGGTCCGTTATCGCCACGCGACCGCGGACGGCGGATGGGTGTGGCTGGAGAGTCGCGTGACGGACCTGCCGGACGACGCCCTCGACGGCTACGTCATCAGTTCGCGGGACATCACCGATCAGGTGACCGCGGAACGGGAACGCCGCGACGCCGAGAGCCGACTGCAGACGATCGCCGGCACCGTCGGCGACGTCCTGTGGATGTTCGACGGCGACTGGTCGGAGCTGCTGTTCGTCAACCCCGCCTACGAGGACGTCTTCGGCCAGTCCGTCGCCGATCTCGAGGCCGACCCCCAGCAGTTCCTCGAGGCCGTCCACCCCGACGACGTGTCCTGCGTCCGGGAGGCCATGGATCGCGCCTCGAACGGGGAGTCCGTCGACGTCGAGTATCGCGTCAACCCGGACACGGAGTACAGTCGCTGGGTCTGGGTCCGCTCCGAGCCGATCGTCGAGGACGGCGAGGTCGACCGAATCGTCGGCTTCTCTCGAGACATCACCGATCGGCGGCGGCGCGAACGCCAGCTCGCCGTCATGGACAACCTGCTCCGTCACAACCTGCGAAACGACATGTCCATCGTCCTCGGCAACGCCGAGTGTATCGCGCGGGAGGCCGACGATCCGTCTCGCGGGCGCGCGGAGATCATCCGTCAGCAGGGACGGGAGCTCCTCGAGAGTGCCGACAAGCAGCGCGAGATCATCGAGTTACTCACTGAACGAGCGGTTCCCGAGTCGCTCGATCTCGTTCCGGTCGTCACTGACGCGGTCGAAACGGTCCGAGAGCGGTATCCGAACGCGACGATCGACGCGACGTTCCCGGCGTCGGCGACCGCGAGCACCCTCCACGAGATCGAGTTGGCCGTGACGGAACTCCTCGAGAACGCGGTGCGACACGAACGCGACGGGCTGTCGGCGCTATCGGTTACCGTCCGGACCACTCCCGAGACGGTCGATATCGTCTTTCGAGACAACTGTCCGCCGATTCCGGAGGTCGAGTTTCGCGTCCTGACCGGCGACTGGAAGATGGACGACGTCTATCACACGTCCGGACTGGGTCTGTGGCTCGTCTACTGGACCGTCGATCTCTCGAACGGTCGGATCTCCTTCGAACGATCAGAGAGCGGGAATACGATCACCGTGTCGCTTCCGCGCGGCCGGACCTGA